One genomic segment of Deinococcus terrestris includes these proteins:
- a CDS encoding AI-2E family transporter codes for MISPPKPPTAFAYAWRSPWIRLLVFGLAAYLLYRMAGEVSTIIWNVLIAFLIAYLANPLLTWLERGRVSRGLGVFFVLLLFVALFALAGALLVTVSAQLIDLLARLPDQIGQLGIVIDRLFGWLGDRGIGNLADARERITEAVQTYVENLGNNLIPILQNALNSTGTVFRQLVSIGGVVGQIVIILLLSIYLMLDYSRVNASLLRAFPRPWQPRVLELSSLVSTAVGGYVRGQLVIATFIGVFVWLGLTIIGIPSAAAIGFLAGAFNIVPYLGPVIGATPALLLALPFGWVKMLLVVVIFVLANQIESNVLSPYVLGRTTDLHPVTVLVAILIGASLLGFVGALLAVPIVALGKLLLDKYYYPSRVYTEGP; via the coding sequence GTGATCTCGCCGCCCAAGCCGCCCACCGCGTTCGCGTACGCCTGGCGCAGTCCCTGGATTCGCCTGCTCGTGTTCGGGCTGGCCGCTTACCTCCTGTACCGGATGGCGGGCGAGGTCAGCACCATCATCTGGAACGTGCTGATCGCGTTTTTGATCGCCTACCTCGCCAATCCGCTGCTGACCTGGCTGGAGCGGGGGCGGGTGTCGCGGGGGCTGGGGGTCTTTTTCGTGCTGCTGCTGTTCGTGGCGCTGTTCGCGCTGGCCGGAGCGCTGCTGGTGACCGTCTCGGCGCAGCTGATCGACCTGCTCGCGCGGCTGCCGGACCAGATCGGGCAGCTCGGCATCGTGATCGACCGCCTGTTCGGGTGGCTGGGGGACCGGGGCATCGGCAACCTCGCCGACGCCCGCGAGCGCATCACCGAGGCCGTGCAAACCTACGTCGAGAACCTCGGCAACAACCTGATTCCCATCCTGCAAAACGCCCTGAACTCGACGGGCACGGTCTTCCGGCAGCTCGTCTCCATCGGCGGGGTGGTGGGGCAGATCGTGATCATCCTGCTGCTGAGCATCTACCTGATGCTGGACTACAGCCGGGTCAACGCCTCGCTCCTGCGGGCCTTTCCGCGCCCCTGGCAGCCGCGCGTGCTGGAGCTGAGCAGCCTGGTAAGCACGGCGGTGGGCGGCTACGTGCGCGGGCAACTGGTGATCGCCACATTTATCGGCGTCTTCGTGTGGCTGGGCCTCACCATCATCGGGATTCCCAGCGCCGCCGCCATCGGTTTCCTGGCGGGGGCCTTCAACATCGTGCCGTACCTCGGCCCGGTGATCGGGGCCACGCCCGCGCTGCTGCTCGCGCTGCCGTTCGGCTGGGTCAAGATGCTGCTCGTGGTCGTGATCTTCGTGCTGGCCAACCAGATCGAGAGCAACGTCCTGAGCCCCTACGTGCTGGGCCGCACCACCGACCTGCACCCGGTCACCGTACTCGTCGCCATTCTGATCGGGGCCTCGTTGCTGGGCTTCGTGGGGGCGCTGCTCGCCGTGCCCATCGTCGCGCTGGGCAAGCTGCTGCTGGACAAGTACTACTATCCGAGCCGGGTCTATACCGAAGGGCCGTAG
- a CDS encoding VOC family protein, translating to MLKHVSFVTRDLAATLAFYVRLGGVVEKDLTTAEGYRRGVVRLGEGRLQFFEVPGEAPAPHLHWAEHIALHVSGLRALLPEWRAAGVTVSRDLQPSPGGRDMAFVLDPDGRQVELLESGL from the coding sequence ATGCTCAAGCACGTTTCCTTCGTGACGCGGGACCTCGCGGCGACCCTCGCCTTTTACGTGCGGCTGGGCGGCGTGGTGGAAAAAGACCTGACGACCGCCGAGGGTTACCGCCGGGGCGTGGTGCGCCTGGGGGAAGGCCGCCTCCAGTTCTTCGAGGTTCCGGGCGAGGCCCCCGCCCCGCACCTGCACTGGGCTGAACACATTGCCCTGCACGTCTCCGGCCTCCGTGCCCTCCTGCCCGAGTGGCGGGCCGCCGGGGTGACGGTCAGCCGCGACCTCCAACCCAGCCCCGGCGGGCGGGACATGGCCTTTGTGCTGGACCCGGACGGGCGGCAGGTGGAGTTACTGGAAAGTGGCCTGTAA
- a CDS encoding chlorite dismutase family protein: protein MMVDLDPSGQVTQRDPDRAQRQFLNYAFFKLDPAFRRLPPAEREELKAEFLAAAEGWVTDGTPEQGRIQRTYSLVGVRGDVDFMLWRIAFDVRDFQEAQGRLNRTRLMGYLTQPYNFVSMNKRSQYVNRVEGSGHGLEILPGQGKFLFIYPFVKTRAWYDLTPLARQGMMDEHIYASTPFKGVRINTSYSYGIDDQEFVVSFDSDYPQEFVDLVHRLRYTEASNYTLQDTPMFTCVKKDLGDVLGDLG, encoded by the coding sequence ATGATGGTGGACCTCGACCCCAGCGGGCAGGTCACCCAGCGTGACCCGGACCGGGCGCAGCGGCAGTTCCTGAACTACGCCTTTTTCAAGCTCGACCCCGCCTTCCGCCGCCTGCCCCCCGCCGAGCGCGAGGAGCTGAAGGCCGAGTTCCTCGCCGCCGCCGAGGGCTGGGTCACGGACGGCACCCCCGAACAGGGCCGCATCCAGCGCACCTACTCGCTCGTCGGCGTGCGCGGGGACGTGGACTTCATGCTGTGGCGTATCGCCTTCGACGTGCGTGACTTCCAGGAAGCTCAGGGGCGCCTGAACCGCACCCGCTTGATGGGGTACCTGACGCAGCCCTACAACTTCGTCTCCATGAACAAGCGCAGCCAGTACGTCAACCGCGTGGAGGGCAGCGGGCACGGGCTGGAAATCCTGCCGGGGCAGGGCAAGTTCCTGTTCATCTACCCCTTCGTGAAGACGCGGGCGTGGTACGACCTCACGCCCCTGGCCCGCCAGGGCATGATGGACGAGCACATCTACGCCTCCACTCCCTTCAAGGGCGTGCGGATCAACACGAGCTACTCCTACGGCATCGACGATCAGGAGTTCGTGGTGTCCTTCGACTCCGACTACCCGCAGGAGTTTGTGGACCTCGTTCACCGCCTGCGCTACACCGAGGCGAGCAATTACACCCTGCAGGACACGCCGATGTTTACGTGCGTGAAAAAGGACCTGGGGGACGTGCTGGGCGACCTGGGCTGA
- the lepB gene encoding signal peptidase I, producing the protein MRERLRTLWREWGSPVAFALLVTQFGATAVAVDGVSMAPGLRDGEWLAVPKMEGWAHRAGLGEYTRGDVVVFKPPREVPASWTHGYRGVTLPWAYRPYLVKRVIGQPGDRVRLDRGELYLNGKQVAQAWTLPFWEETCLDRTSPVASFPEATVPPNTYFVMGDNRSPGGSLDSRSFGLVPVRDIAGRAVASLWPLRVPEVQTPPCGGEQVDARGSGRWNPRLLKPPADLR; encoded by the coding sequence ATGAGGGAACGGCTGCGGACGCTGTGGCGCGAGTGGGGCTCCCCGGTCGCCTTCGCGCTGCTGGTGACCCAGTTCGGGGCCACGGCGGTCGCGGTAGACGGGGTCAGCATGGCTCCCGGCCTGCGCGACGGCGAGTGGCTGGCCGTGCCGAAGATGGAGGGCTGGGCACACCGCGCCGGGCTGGGCGAGTACACGCGGGGCGACGTGGTGGTCTTCAAACCGCCGCGTGAGGTGCCTGCCTCTTGGACGCATGGGTACCGGGGGGTCACGCTGCCGTGGGCTTACCGCCCCTACCTCGTCAAACGGGTGATCGGGCAGCCCGGCGACCGGGTCCGGCTGGACCGGGGCGAGCTGTACCTCAACGGGAAGCAGGTAGCACAGGCCTGGACGCTTCCCTTCTGGGAGGAGACCTGCCTGGACCGGACCAGCCCGGTCGCCTCCTTCCCCGAGGCCACGGTGCCGCCGAACACCTACTTCGTGATGGGCGACAACCGCAGCCCTGGCGGGAGCCTGGACTCGCGCAGCTTCGGGCTGGTGCCGGTGCGCGACATCGCGGGGCGGGCCGTGGCGAGCCTCTGGCCGCTGCGGGTGCCGGAGGTTCAGACACCACCGTGTGGCGGGGAACAGGTGGACGCCAGGGGGTCAGGGCGCTGGAATCCCCGGCTGCTAAAGCCGCCAGCCGACCTGCGCTGA
- the cysS gene encoding cysteine--tRNA ligase, with the protein MTHPTAPLSARTPDPDIHLYDTLRGEKVRFVPTTPGRVGMYLCGPTVYSDAHLGHAKKEVAFDVVRRALTHFGYGVRYVTNVTDVGHLQNDADEGEDKLQARARLEQLEPMEVADKYFWSFQRDMDALNVLKPSINPRATGHIPEQIALIEELIERGHAYESNGSVYFDVRSWPEYGKLSGRKLDEQAEGTREAVREEKRDPRDFALWKRAEPGHLMRWDSPWGVGFPGWHIECSAMSLKYLGEGFDIHGGGLDLQFPHHEAEIAQAEAAGHAFARYWMHNNMLTIGGEKMSKSKGNFTTIRELLEHHDPMVVRFLLVGSHYRSVTEFSEEAFQSARNGYRRLTEALHEVERRLPNAPERDDPALRGKVAAHVEEFEQAMRDDFNTPRAVAALFGLTTDVNAALNGGEVGRPALEAARDAYRQLGGDVLGLFAQSAPERQDDAEVVDALMELVLKARQNYRLQKQYAEADQLRDTLTRVGVTVEDTKEGPRWRR; encoded by the coding sequence ATGACCCACCCCACTGCCCCTCTTTCGGCCCGCACGCCCGACCCCGATATTCACCTCTATGACACCCTGCGCGGCGAGAAGGTCCGTTTCGTGCCGACCACGCCCGGCCGGGTGGGGATGTACCTGTGCGGCCCCACCGTGTACTCGGACGCTCACCTCGGGCACGCGAAAAAGGAGGTCGCCTTTGACGTGGTGCGGCGGGCGCTCACGCACTTCGGGTATGGGGTGCGCTACGTGACCAACGTGACCGACGTGGGCCACCTCCAGAACGACGCCGATGAGGGCGAGGACAAGCTCCAGGCCCGCGCCCGGCTCGAGCAGCTCGAACCGATGGAGGTGGCCGACAAGTACTTCTGGTCCTTCCAGCGCGACATGGACGCCCTGAACGTCCTCAAGCCGTCGATCAACCCCCGCGCGACCGGGCACATCCCCGAGCAGATCGCGCTGATCGAGGAACTGATTGAGCGCGGCCATGCTTACGAGTCGAATGGCAGCGTCTACTTCGACGTGCGCTCGTGGCCCGAGTACGGCAAGCTTTCGGGCCGCAAGCTCGACGAGCAGGCCGAGGGCACGCGGGAAGCCGTGCGCGAGGAAAAGCGCGATCCCCGCGACTTCGCCCTGTGGAAGCGGGCCGAGCCGGGCCACCTGATGCGCTGGGACTCGCCCTGGGGGGTGGGCTTTCCAGGGTGGCATATAGAATGCAGCGCGATGAGCCTGAAGTACCTGGGCGAGGGCTTCGACATCCACGGCGGGGGGCTGGACCTGCAATTCCCGCACCACGAGGCGGAGATCGCGCAGGCGGAGGCCGCCGGGCACGCCTTTGCCCGCTACTGGATGCACAACAACATGTTGACCATCGGCGGCGAGAAGATGTCCAAGAGCAAGGGCAACTTCACGACCATCCGCGAGTTGCTCGAACACCACGACCCGATGGTGGTGCGCTTCCTGCTGGTGGGCAGCCACTACCGGTCGGTGACCGAGTTTTCGGAAGAAGCCTTCCAGAGCGCCCGGAACGGCTACCGCCGACTGACCGAAGCGCTGCACGAGGTCGAGCGCCGTCTGCCGAACGCCCCGGAACGCGACGACCCGGCCCTGCGGGGAAAGGTTGCCGCGCACGTGGAGGAGTTTGAGCAGGCCATGCGCGACGACTTCAACACGCCCCGCGCGGTGGCGGCCCTCTTCGGCCTGACGACCGACGTGAACGCGGCCCTGAACGGCGGCGAGGTCGGCCGCCCGGCCCTGGAAGCTGCCCGCGACGCCTACCGCCAGCTTGGGGGCGACGTGCTGGGACTGTTTGCCCAGAGCGCCCCGGAGCGGCAAGACGACGCGGAGGTCGTGGACGCCCTAATGGAACTGGTCCTCAAGGCCCGCCAGAACTACCGCCTGCAAAAGCAGTACGCCGAGGCCGACCAGTTGCGCGACACGCTGACCCGCGTGGGCGTGACCGTGGAGGACACCAAGGAGGGGCCGCGCTGGCGCAGGTAA
- a CDS encoding DUF4097 family beta strand repeat-containing protein, which produces MTAPTRPPARPLAPVLARIALGLGLVTAGAGLTWAGWRVTPIPGLSVRETPLDVPLEGASALAVRLTGDRTDLAVAGLPWPGRAALVGRATHRERNPLRVQTSREGGTLRADVRLDVAPLSDDRVNLNTPAVQHRLDVQLSRGVPLTLGVETASGDLRLDLHALRVRELTARTRSGSLVATLPAGESGPLTLGTASGAVTLRAPAPWRAPALGVTTGSGAVTLRLGEAWAGRLTVTTQSGDVTGELPRGEAGRVASTSGDLALRLPDGAAGTLTLQTVSGEVRVSLPPDTSVRVRLVGGRLLDPPGDLLRQGDVIATDPAALTDPELDIRVEAPRLRLARRLPDDEGDAP; this is translated from the coding sequence GTGACCGCGCCCACCCGGCCCCCCGCGCGGCCTCTGGCCCCGGTGCTCGCCCGCATCGCGCTGGGGCTGGGGTTGGTCACCGCAGGAGCAGGCCTGACCTGGGCGGGCTGGCGGGTCACGCCCATTCCCGGCCTGAGCGTGCGCGAGACGCCGCTGGACGTGCCGTTGGAGGGGGCCTCGGCACTCGCCGTGCGGCTGACGGGCGACCGCACCGACCTCGCCGTGGCGGGGCTGCCGTGGCCGGGCCGCGCCGCGCTGGTCGGGCGGGCCACCCACCGCGAGCGCAATCCTCTGCGGGTGCAGACCTCTCGCGAGGGGGGCACCCTGCGGGCCGACGTGCGGCTGGACGTGGCTCCGCTGAGTGACGACCGGGTCAACCTCAACACTCCCGCCGTGCAGCACCGCCTGGACGTGCAGCTCTCGCGCGGGGTGCCCCTCACCCTGGGGGTGGAGACGGCGAGCGGTGACCTGCGACTGGACCTCCACGCGCTGCGGGTGCGTGAGCTGACCGCCCGCACCCGCTCCGGCTCCCTGGTGGCGACCCTGCCCGCCGGGGAGAGCGGCCCCCTGACCCTGGGGACGGCGAGCGGGGCAGTGACCCTCCGCGCCCCGGCCCCCTGGCGGGCGCCTGCCCTGGGGGTCACGACCGGCAGCGGCGCGGTTACCCTGCGGCTGGGGGAGGCGTGGGCGGGGCGGCTGACCGTCACCACCCAGAGCGGCGACGTGACGGGCGAACTGCCGCGCGGGGAGGCAGGCCGCGTGGCCTCCACCTCCGGCGACCTCGCCCTGCGGCTGCCGGATGGGGCGGCGGGGACGCTCACGCTTCAGACCGTTTCCGGGGAGGTGCGAGTGAGCCTCCCGCCCGACACGTCCGTCCGCGTGCGATTGGTGGGGGGCCGCCTGCTGGACCCGCCGGGCGACCTGTTGCGGCAGGGGGACGTGATCGCCACCGACCCCGCCGCCCTGACCGACCCCGAACTGGACATCCGGGTGGAGGCGCCCCGCTTGCGCCTCGCCCGCCGATTGCCCGACGACGAAGGAGACGCCCCATGA
- a CDS encoding YcjF family protein yields MFPLVRQVLDNFNFDVDPDLSQEENVEEVIKSAALLSGAIAVEPIPFADILLITPLQAKMVLHIGKIYGFEITPERSREIAQELGATVAYGVVARQVMRGVAKIALPVIGGLITAPAVYGWTFALGRVAQQYFERKRAGLPATRQEQVKVVQEAKAQSRRVLPSPQDFSDLASELRRRAEEKGKGGGRGDLN; encoded by the coding sequence ATGTTTCCCCTCGTGCGGCAGGTGCTCGACAACTTCAATTTTGACGTGGACCCCGACCTCTCCCAGGAGGAGAACGTCGAGGAGGTCATCAAGAGCGCGGCGCTGCTCTCGGGGGCCATTGCAGTCGAGCCCATTCCCTTCGCGGACATCCTGCTGATCACGCCTCTCCAGGCCAAGATGGTGCTGCACATCGGCAAGATCTACGGCTTCGAGATCACCCCGGAGCGCTCGCGCGAGATCGCGCAGGAGCTGGGGGCCACCGTTGCCTACGGGGTCGTGGCGCGGCAGGTCATGCGCGGGGTCGCCAAAATCGCGCTGCCCGTGATCGGCGGCCTGATCACCGCCCCCGCCGTCTATGGCTGGACCTTCGCGCTGGGGCGGGTCGCGCAGCAGTACTTCGAGCGCAAGCGGGCCGGGCTGCCCGCCACCCGGCAGGAACAGGTCAAGGTCGTGCAGGAGGCCAAGGCGCAAAGCCGCCGCGTGCTCCCCAGCCCGCAGGACTTCTCCGACCTCGCCTCCGAGCTGCGCCGCCGCGCCGAGGAAAAGGGCAAAGGTGGGGGCCGGGGGGACCTGAACTGA
- a CDS encoding PadR family transcriptional regulator, producing the protein MDLNLFKGNLDLILLSVLEQGEGYGLEITKRVNALTEGHITLNAGSLYPALHRLERAGFLSAASVTPARGGPLVKTYRLTDAGRAELGRRREGYAAFDRALRSLW; encoded by the coding sequence ATGGACCTGAATCTGTTCAAGGGCAATCTGGACCTGATTCTGCTTAGCGTGCTGGAGCAGGGGGAAGGGTACGGGCTGGAGATCACCAAGCGGGTGAACGCGCTGACGGAAGGGCACATCACCCTCAATGCGGGGAGCCTCTACCCGGCGCTGCACCGGCTGGAGCGAGCTGGATTTCTCAGTGCGGCAAGCGTGACGCCCGCTCGGGGTGGTCCCCTGGTCAAGACCTACCGCCTGACGGACGCGGGCCGGGCCGAGCTGGGGCGCCGCCGCGAGGGGTACGCCGCCTTTGACCGGGCGCTGCGGAGCCTGTGGTGA
- a CDS encoding response regulator yields the protein MTDPTIHPVRVLLVDDHAVVRQGLRLFLGLDPHIEVVGEAANGEEALAEAGRLRPDVVVMDLMMPVMDGIQATRAIRRSLPDTEVIALTSTLEEHKVNGAIDAGAMGYMLKDASSDTLAEAIHAAARGEVRLHPEAARRLVRDFRSTDMRESLTPKEVIVLQLIARGYSNRDIAADQNVTEATVKTHVSRLLSKLGLESRTQAALYALRHGLARLE from the coding sequence ATGACCGACCCCACCATCCACCCCGTCCGCGTCCTGCTGGTGGACGACCACGCCGTCGTTCGGCAGGGCCTGAGGCTGTTCCTGGGCCTGGACCCGCATATTGAAGTGGTGGGCGAGGCCGCCAACGGTGAGGAGGCCCTCGCGGAAGCTGGGCGCCTGCGCCCCGACGTGGTCGTGATGGACCTGATGATGCCCGTGATGGACGGCATTCAGGCCACCCGCGCCATCCGCCGCAGCCTGCCCGACACGGAAGTCATCGCGCTGACGAGCACGCTGGAGGAACATAAGGTCAACGGCGCGATTGACGCCGGAGCGATGGGCTACATGCTCAAGGACGCTTCCTCCGACACGCTGGCCGAGGCCATCCACGCCGCCGCGCGGGGCGAGGTGCGGCTGCACCCGGAAGCAGCCCGGCGGCTGGTGCGCGACTTCCGCTCGACCGACATGCGCGAGAGCTTGACGCCCAAGGAAGTCATCGTGCTGCAACTCATCGCGCGGGGCTACTCCAACCGCGACATCGCCGCCGACCAGAACGTCACCGAGGCGACCGTGAAGACGCACGTGAGCCGATTGCTGAGCAAGCTGGGGCTGGAGAGCCGGACGCAGGCGGCGCTGTACGCGCTGCGGCACGGGCTGGCGAGGCTGGAGTGA
- a CDS encoding aldo/keto reductase: MEYRKLLGTDLTVSAVGFGVWTVGTTWWGVKDEEMAVRLLRRAYDLGVTFFDNADTYASGRAEEIQRRALGDVREKIIIGTKFGYDIYTHPERPGQQERPHDWTPAYLRKALEGSLKRLGTDYIDYYQLHNCRLDAIRQDDLWAELEALKAEGLIRAYGTALGPALNERQIEEGIASIRERKAPTQIIYNLLEQVLGEQILPVAEAEGVGVMARVPHASGLLEGYMTLDTEFEPGDHRNWRMTTNARRKAWMEDGLKKVEQLRQEFVEGQGRTIGQLAIQFALRSPAMASILPNIYDEKGLEEYVQTFAAALLTDAEYDRIQSLYRANFGLPTDLRGQEVVQ; the protein is encoded by the coding sequence ATGGAGTACCGCAAACTGCTGGGCACCGACCTCACCGTGAGCGCGGTGGGGTTCGGCGTGTGGACCGTGGGCACGACGTGGTGGGGCGTCAAGGACGAGGAGATGGCCGTCCGGTTGCTGCGCCGCGCTTACGACCTCGGGGTCACCTTTTTCGACAACGCCGACACCTACGCCTCGGGCCGCGCCGAGGAGATTCAGCGCCGGGCGCTGGGCGACGTGCGCGAGAAGATCATCATCGGCACCAAGTTCGGCTACGACATCTATACCCACCCCGAGCGTCCGGGGCAGCAGGAGCGCCCGCACGACTGGACGCCCGCGTACCTCCGCAAGGCGCTGGAAGGCTCGCTGAAGCGGCTGGGCACCGACTACATCGACTACTACCAGCTCCACAACTGCCGCCTGGACGCCATTCGTCAGGACGACCTGTGGGCCGAGCTGGAGGCGCTCAAGGCCGAGGGATTGATCCGCGCCTACGGCACCGCGCTGGGTCCGGCCCTGAACGAGCGGCAGATTGAGGAGGGCATCGCGTCCATCCGCGAGCGCAAGGCGCCCACCCAGATCATCTACAACCTGCTCGAACAGGTGCTGGGCGAGCAGATTCTCCCGGTTGCGGAGGCCGAGGGCGTGGGCGTGATGGCCCGCGTGCCGCACGCTTCCGGGCTGCTGGAAGGCTACATGACCCTCGACACCGAGTTCGAGCCCGGCGACCACCGCAACTGGCGCATGACCACCAACGCCCGCCGCAAGGCCTGGATGGAAGACGGCCTCAAGAAGGTGGAGCAGCTTCGGCAGGAGTTCGTGGAGGGCCAGGGCCGCACCATCGGTCAGCTCGCCATTCAGTTCGCCCTGCGTTCGCCCGCGATGGCGAGCATTCTGCCCAACATCTACGACGAGAAGGGCCTGGAGGAATACGTGCAGACCTTTGCCGCCGCGCTGCTGACGGACGCGGAATATGACCGGATTCAGAGCCTCTACCGGGCCAACTTCGGCCTGCCCACCGACCTGCGCGGTCAGGAGGTCGTGCAGTGA
- a CDS encoding sensor histidine kinase, giving the protein MMRRMTRTALPPGPPLLADLRDAQTYRTALYVLLALPLGTLVAGLLLGGVLAGVVTLPLLVGAGVLLGTLWLVPGLADVQRGLARLLGLHFAPAGPPPPGGVAGWLRATLADGATYRALMFHLLQLPLALLCWTVLGVLLAASALGLAAPWWAAGSLPVSWGGGEVSLSVPGVAGLVLAGAGGLLVTGGVLNLLGRVWAWLAFALLSVPQDGASARREVVALRRAAGRVALGDDLGATLADLAGQARAASTAQAVALTAPDGTLRTVSGPDDPALHGPGPLPPPGGADVRPLPGGGTLATLPVIAGGRDGGTLRAVYAAGTRPGGDELAFLLSIADHAGTALHAAELIARAGERGGELERARLARELHDSVAQALYGITLGAKTARATLDRDPARARESLEYTIRLAEGGVSEMKALLFSLRPDALEEGGLVAALAQTAHALEARHGLTVHADTPQEPGLAPHAQAAAYRVAQEALHNVVKHARAREVWLKVAQEGVTVRLEVRDDGRGFNPALLPGGTLGQRSMRERAREAGGELTVQSEPGAGTTVTLTLPAALPEST; this is encoded by the coding sequence ATGATGAGGCGGATGACCCGCACCGCCCTGCCCCCTGGCCCGCCGCTGCTGGCCGACCTGCGGGACGCGCAGACCTACCGCACGGCGCTGTATGTTCTGCTGGCTCTGCCGCTGGGCACGCTGGTGGCAGGGCTGCTGCTGGGCGGCGTGCTGGCCGGGGTGGTGACGTTGCCGCTGCTGGTGGGGGCCGGGGTGCTGCTGGGCACCCTGTGGCTGGTGCCGGGGCTGGCGGACGTGCAGCGGGGGCTGGCACGGCTGCTGGGCCTCCACTTTGCCCCCGCAGGCCCTCCCCCGCCGGGCGGGGTGGCGGGCTGGTTGCGGGCCACCCTCGCGGACGGGGCGACCTACCGGGCGCTGATGTTCCACCTGCTGCAACTGCCCCTCGCGCTGCTGTGCTGGACGGTGCTGGGAGTGCTGCTGGCGGCCTCGGCGTTGGGGCTGGCGGCGCCGTGGTGGGCGGCGGGTTCCCTCCCGGTGAGCTGGGGGGGCGGGGAGGTGAGCCTCTCGGTGCCCGGCGTGGCGGGGCTGGTACTGGCGGGGGCGGGGGGCCTGCTGGTGACGGGCGGGGTGCTGAACCTGCTGGGGCGGGTGTGGGCGTGGCTGGCCTTTGCGCTGCTGTCGGTGCCGCAGGACGGGGCGAGTGCCCGGCGGGAGGTCGTGGCGCTGCGCCGGGCCGCCGGGCGGGTGGCGCTGGGAGACGACCTGGGGGCGACCCTGGCCGACCTCGCAGGGCAGGCGAGGGCGGCGAGCACGGCGCAGGCGGTGGCCCTGACCGCGCCCGACGGCACCCTGCGCACGGTGAGCGGTCCCGACGATCCCGCCCTGCACGGGCCTGGTCCCCTGCCCCCACCTGGCGGGGCGGACGTGCGGCCCCTGCCCGGCGGAGGTACCCTGGCGACCCTCCCGGTGATCGCGGGCGGGCGTGACGGCGGCACCCTGCGGGCGGTGTACGCGGCGGGCACCCGACCCGGCGGGGACGAACTCGCCTTCCTCCTCTCCATCGCGGACCACGCGGGCACGGCCCTGCACGCCGCCGAACTCATCGCGCGGGCGGGCGAGCGCGGCGGCGAGCTGGAGCGGGCGCGGCTGGCCCGCGAGCTGCACGACAGCGTGGCGCAGGCCCTCTACGGGATCACCCTGGGGGCCAAGACCGCCCGCGCCACCCTGGACCGCGACCCCGCCCGCGCCCGCGAAAGCCTGGAGTACACCATCCGGCTGGCCGAGGGCGGCGTCTCCGAGATGAAGGCCCTGCTCTTCAGCCTGCGCCCCGACGCGCTGGAGGAAGGCGGGCTGGTCGCGGCCCTCGCGCAGACCGCGCACGCCCTGGAAGCGCGGCACGGCCTGACCGTCCACGCCGACACGCCCCAGGAACCCGGCCTCGCCCCCCACGCCCAGGCCGCCGCCTACCGGGTCGCGCAGGAGGCCCTGCACAACGTGGTCAAGCACGCCCGTGCCCGCGAGGTGTGGCTGAAGGTCGCGCAGGAGGGGGTCACCGTCCGACTGGAGGTCCGCGACGACGGGCGCGGCTTTAATCCTGCCCTGCTGCCCGGCGGCACCCTGGGCCAGCGCTCCATGCGCGAGCGGGCGCGGGAGGCAGGGGGCGAGTTGACCGTGCAGAGTGAGCCCGGCGCGGGCACGACCGTCACCCTGACGCTGCCTGCTGCCCTCCCGGAGTCCACGTGA